A region of Jannaschia sp. W003 DNA encodes the following proteins:
- a CDS encoding FAD-dependent oxidoreductase, translating into MTRTPYDLIVVGGGVQGLCTGLLAAERGLRVRLVERGGLGGGATGGWFGILHGGLRYLQSLDVLRFRASLKDSRWFLRTLPDEVERHSFLLPLHDRGLRRPAVFRAAFAVERALGADRNLGVPPGGRLTRGRILSAAEVLRAAPLVPREGLTGGALWDELVVPDADAFVAALAARARAAGLEIDTGTEAEALVLDGPRVAGLRAGGAVLPAAAVVIAAGAWTPALARRFDPEARSPFGHPVRAFNLLLDRPPPSRHGLSVDDGGGAGMVFLRPMGRATFAGTAYLPHAGGADDLQIPDAAIAAFLARIDRALPGFGAAGARILAVTRGLLPGPEPGGTALLARDAIFNHGAAGGPQGLHSVWGVKLTTAPGLARRVLRTLR; encoded by the coding sequence ATGACCCGGACCCCATACGACCTGATCGTCGTCGGAGGCGGCGTCCAGGGCCTGTGCACCGGGCTGCTGGCGGCGGAGCGCGGGCTGCGCGTGCGGCTGGTGGAGCGGGGCGGGCTGGGCGGGGGCGCGACCGGCGGCTGGTTCGGCATCCTCCACGGCGGGCTGCGCTACCTCCAGAGCCTCGACGTGCTCCGGTTCCGCGCCTCGCTCAAAGACAGCCGCTGGTTCCTGCGGACCCTGCCCGACGAGGTCGAGCGGCACTCCTTCCTCCTGCCGCTCCACGACCGCGGCCTCCGGCGGCCGGCGGTGTTCCGGGCGGCCTTCGCGGTGGAGCGCGCGCTCGGGGCGGACCGCAACCTCGGCGTGCCCCCGGGGGGGCGGCTGACACGCGGCCGGATCCTCTCGGCAGCCGAGGTCCTTCGCGCGGCCCCCCTGGTGCCGCGCGAAGGACTGACCGGCGGGGCCCTCTGGGACGAGCTGGTGGTGCCCGACGCGGACGCCTTCGTCGCGGCGCTCGCGGCCCGCGCCCGCGCGGCGGGGCTGGAGATCGACACCGGGACCGAGGCCGAGGCGCTGGTCCTCGACGGCCCCCGCGTCGCCGGCCTCCGGGCGGGCGGCGCGGTGCTGCCCGCCGCCGCGGTGGTGATCGCCGCGGGGGCTTGGACCCCCGCCCTCGCCCGTCGCTTCGACCCGGAGGCCCGCTCGCCCTTCGGCCACCCGGTGCGGGCGTTCAACCTGCTCCTGGACCGCCCCCCGCCGTCGCGCCACGGCCTGTCGGTCGACGACGGGGGCGGCGCGGGCATGGTGTTCCTGCGCCCCATGGGTCGGGCTACCTTCGCAGGCACGGCCTACCTGCCCCACGCGGGCGGCGCCGACGACCTCCAGATCCCCGACGCGGCGATCGCCGCCTTCCTCGCCCGCATCGACCGGGCGCTGCCGGGCTTCGGCGCGGCGGGCGCCCGGATCCTCGCGGTGACGCGCGGCCTCCTGCCCGGTCCCGAGCCGGGGGGCACCGCGCTGCTCGCGCGGGACGCCATCTTCAACCACGGCGCCGCGGGCGGGCCGCAGGGCCTGCACAGCGTCTGGGGCGTAAAGCTCACCACCGCGCCGGGCCTC